A stretch of the Staphylococcus sp. NRL 16/872 genome encodes the following:
- a CDS encoding DUF2294 domain-containing protein produces the protein MNIIASVNKTQQFANLVRAYRKSYIGKGPENIKVFFKDNWAICHMTGSLSKVENFYLQNKDFTTMLKQGRTEEIKDLYKRQPPKEMEELVDAKFVKLFTDVDLESDEVISIFVFDQSIED, from the coding sequence GTGAACATCATAGCCTCAGTAAATAAAACACAACAATTCGCCAATTTAGTGCGTGCTTATAGAAAATCTTATATTGGTAAAGGTCCTGAAAATATCAAAGTTTTCTTTAAGGATAATTGGGCTATATGTCACATGACTGGAAGTTTAAGTAAAGTCGAGAACTTTTATTTGCAAAATAAAGATTTTACGACTATGCTTAAACAAGGACGTACAGAAGAAATCAAAGACTTGTACAAACGTCAACCTCCAAAAGAAATGGAAGAACTTGTTGACGCTAAATTTGTAAAGCTTTTTACTGACGTTGATTTAGAAAGTGACGAAGTCATTTCAATATTTGTTTTCGATCAATCAATTGAAGACTAA
- the tagH gene encoding teichoic acids export ABC transporter ATP-binding subunit TagH, with product MSVSVNIKNVTKEYRIYRNNKERIKDALIPKNKNKTFFALDDVSITAHEGDVIGLVGINGSGKSTLSNMIGGSLSSSSGTIERHGEVSVIAINAGLNGRLTGVENIEFKMLCMGFKKKEIKRLMPQVIEFSELGEFIYQPVKNYSSGMRAKLGFSINVTINPDILVIDEALSVGDQTFTQKCLDKIYEFKEAKKTIFFVSHNIRQVREFCTKIAWIEGGKLKEFGELDDVLPKYEQFLKDFKKKSKTDQKKFRQQLDEKRFVVK from the coding sequence ATGAGCGTATCTGTTAACATTAAAAATGTGACAAAAGAATATCGCATTTATCGCAATAATAAAGAGCGCATTAAAGATGCCTTAATACCTAAAAATAAGAATAAAACGTTCTTTGCTTTGGATGATGTATCTATTACAGCCCATGAAGGCGATGTAATTGGGTTAGTTGGTATTAATGGATCTGGAAAGTCTACATTAAGTAATATGATTGGAGGTTCATTATCCTCTAGTTCTGGAACGATTGAGCGTCATGGAGAAGTAAGTGTCATCGCCATTAATGCAGGACTAAATGGTCGCTTAACTGGTGTAGAAAATATTGAGTTTAAGATGCTTTGCATGGGCTTTAAAAAGAAAGAAATTAAACGACTTATGCCTCAAGTTATTGAATTCAGCGAATTAGGTGAATTTATTTATCAACCAGTTAAAAACTATTCTAGTGGAATGCGTGCGAAATTAGGATTCTCAATCAACGTTACGATTAATCCAGATATCTTAGTCATTGATGAAGCTCTCTCAGTAGGAGACCAAACTTTTACCCAAAAATGCTTAGACAAAATATATGAATTTAAAGAAGCAAAGAAAACCATCTTCTTTGTCAGTCATAACATTCGACAAGTGCGTGAATTTTGTACTAAAATTGCCTGGATTGAAGGCGGTAAATTAAAAGAGTTTGGCGAATTAGATGATGTGTTACCTAAATATGAACAATTCTTAAAAGATTTCAAGAAGAAATCAAAAACAGATCAAAAGAAATTCAGACAACAATTGGATGAGAAGCGTTTCGTTGTAAAATAA
- a CDS encoding glycosyltransferase family A protein: MKIAVIIPVYNAEDTIRKAVKSIDTKHEVEIICVNDGSTDQTKQMLMQLQREVKNMMVYNQENAGAAKSRNFGLASMSDDVEAFMFLDADDQFLPGRLDKMIDYYEKNKEVDIVIGQIGRGVNGDWKVVPTHEEINRESVVTLAEAPEILQSIGPGGKLFNSKFNALRFDEDVVFCEEHTFITRAYLTARDIQLIPLLVYGYNEREGSVTDKRADTFLSYIEDARKVRHRVMEMLLLTNEKAYYSYRMDDLIVSYLIQAYLLKNSEVTMPFIEQVTRYIKDMQHTEYSGDALFRIVGAVEQGATKWTHETYEIWRQTLINVGIGRPGYLRFKAQVLPKKAAFNGKQSLKRILKR; this comes from the coding sequence ATGAAAATAGCTGTGATTATTCCAGTATATAATGCAGAAGATACAATTCGAAAAGCGGTTAAATCAATTGATACAAAACATGAAGTTGAAATTATCTGTGTTAATGATGGCTCTACAGATCAAACGAAGCAAATGTTAATGCAGTTACAAAGAGAAGTTAAAAATATGATGGTTTACAACCAAGAGAATGCAGGGGCAGCTAAGAGTAGAAATTTTGGTTTAGCCTCAATGTCGGATGATGTTGAAGCATTTATGTTCTTAGATGCGGATGATCAATTCTTGCCAGGCAGATTAGACAAAATGATTGATTATTATGAGAAAAATAAAGAGGTCGATATTGTTATTGGGCAAATTGGTCGTGGTGTAAACGGAGACTGGAAAGTCGTGCCTACGCATGAAGAGATTAATCGCGAGAGCGTGGTTACACTTGCCGAAGCGCCTGAGATATTACAATCTATTGGCCCAGGTGGGAAATTATTTAATTCTAAATTTAACGCATTAAGATTTGATGAAGATGTGGTATTTTGTGAAGAACATACATTTATCACCCGTGCCTATTTAACTGCGCGAGATATTCAGTTAATACCTCTTCTCGTATACGGGTATAACGAGCGAGAAGGATCTGTAACAGATAAGCGTGCGGATACCTTTTTATCTTATATAGAAGACGCGCGTAAAGTACGTCATCGCGTAATGGAAATGTTGTTATTAACGAATGAAAAAGCATATTACAGTTATCGTATGGATGACTTGATTGTAAGTTACTTAATTCAAGCTTATCTTTTGAAAAATAGTGAAGTGACAATGCCATTTATTGAACAAGTCACACGCTATATTAAAGATATGCAGCATACAGAATATTCAGGAGACGCGTTATTTAGAATTGTTGGAGCGGTCGAACAAGGCGCAACAAAATGGACGCATGAGACGTATGAGATTTGGCGACAAACACTTATCAATGTAGGAATAGGACGCCCGGGGTATTTGCGATTCAAAGCACAAGTATTACCTAAAAAAGCAGCATTCAATGGTAAACAGTCCCTAAAACGAATACTTAAACGCTGA
- the tarB gene encoding teichoic acid glycerol-phosphate primase TarB — protein sequence MRLIIKNIYMIMIVILNLIFKSKKVKNTHIVVMMTFPQDVLPIIKALDSKGYYLTVIANGNEQERLKEFEHVTFLPAGNKHVIKHIKALSSAKVIVIDTYYLMLGGYAKKDGQSIIQTWHASGALKNFGLTDHQVDLNNEKMVNQYQRVYQATDYYLVGGEEMVTCFKEAFEATDNQMLRFGLPRLMNYLNFNLKTEQARLKEHYNITNKLAIYVPTYREDAKDNRQLDNAHFESKLSNYTLINQLHPSISGHHSEISTSELMTMADVIISDYSSLPIEASLLNKPVLFYVYDEDKYEKVRGLNQFYRQIPQHYKVFSEEELIFKIKNSEDTLQPLFKDWHRYNTSKSLKQIIEFIEKLVKA from the coding sequence ATGCGATTAATTATAAAAAACATTTATATGATAATGATTGTGATATTGAACTTAATTTTTAAAAGTAAAAAAGTAAAAAACACCCATATTGTAGTGATGATGACATTCCCACAAGATGTGTTACCTATTATTAAAGCATTAGATAGTAAAGGGTATTATCTTACAGTGATAGCGAATGGGAATGAGCAAGAGCGATTAAAAGAATTTGAACATGTTACTTTTTTACCTGCTGGAAATAAACATGTTATCAAACATATTAAAGCGTTAAGTAGCGCAAAGGTTATTGTCATTGACACATACTATTTAATGTTAGGTGGCTATGCTAAAAAAGATGGTCAATCCATTATTCAAACGTGGCATGCGTCAGGTGCGTTAAAGAATTTCGGATTAACGGATCATCAAGTAGATTTAAATAATGAAAAAATGGTTAACCAATATCAACGTGTATACCAAGCTACAGACTATTATCTTGTCGGTGGAGAAGAAATGGTGACATGTTTTAAAGAAGCTTTCGAAGCTACAGATAACCAAATGCTACGTTTTGGCTTACCACGATTAATGAATTATTTAAATTTCAACCTTAAGACTGAACAAGCGCGTTTAAAAGAGCATTATAATATTACTAATAAATTGGCGATATATGTTCCCACTTATCGTGAAGATGCGAAAGATAATCGCCAATTAGATAATGCGCATTTTGAAAGTAAGTTGTCAAATTATACATTAATTAATCAATTGCATCCCTCAATTTCTGGGCATCATTCAGAAATATCTACTTCTGAATTAATGACAATGGCAGATGTGATTATTAGTGATTATAGTTCTTTACCTATTGAAGCAAGCTTGTTAAATAAACCCGTCTTATTTTATGTGTACGATGAAGATAAATATGAGAAAGTACGTGGTTTAAATCAATTTTATAGACAAATCCCTCAACATTATAAAGTCTTTAGTGAAGAGGAATTAATTTTCAAAATAAAAAATAGTGAAGATACATTACAGCCATTATTTAAAGATTGGCATCGATACAATACTTCTAAAAGTTTAAAACAAATCATAGAATTTATTGAAAAGTTGGTGAAAGCATGA
- a CDS encoding M50 family metallopeptidase — translation MLYLENFFTTTFNLNIYLIVIIAILYIFIHHNRQHVINQYLDIYFNYIPVLTHEFGHVLFNKISGGKAKDLVIVMRPSERLQTMQQGYAITQSKHLIGQCITTLGGYVMPPLMLLIGLSAAHYNHPSLFLTAYIFIFIYYLFLTSRKVSPIIVLIILAKLLYFLIQHDNQTLIYYGVLLSYHMILGLLLGEVLQSSWTIFNLTFQKPTPSWDGHTLATMTRLPTILFSILWITINFFSLYLMFKFTI, via the coding sequence ATGCTTTATTTAGAAAATTTTTTTACTACGACGTTTAACTTAAATATTTATTTAATCGTTATTATAGCTATTCTTTATATTTTTATCCATCATAATAGGCAACATGTTATCAATCAATATTTAGATATTTATTTTAATTATATTCCTGTCTTAACACATGAATTTGGTCATGTCTTATTTAATAAAATCAGCGGTGGGAAAGCAAAAGATTTAGTAATAGTCATGCGCCCAAGTGAACGACTACAAACTATGCAACAAGGTTATGCGATTACGCAATCAAAGCATTTAATAGGTCAATGTATTACCACTTTAGGCGGTTACGTTATGCCTCCACTCATGCTTTTAATCGGCTTAAGTGCAGCGCATTATAATCATCCTAGCCTCTTCTTGACTGCATATATATTTATTTTTATTTATTATTTGTTTTTAACTTCTAGAAAAGTATCTCCAATTATAGTGCTTATCATATTAGCTAAACTTTTATACTTTTTAATACAACATGATAACCAAACATTAATCTATTATGGTGTTTTACTAAGTTATCATATGATATTAGGTCTTTTACTAGGAGAAGTTTTACAATCCAGTTGGACAATTTTTAATCTTACTTTTCAAAAGCCAACACCAAGCTGGGATGGCCATACTTTAGCAACCATGACCCGCCTTCCAACTATCCTATTTAGCATATTATGGATAACAATTAATTTCTTCTCCCTATATTTAATGTTCAAATTTACAATCTAG
- the tagD gene encoding glycerol-3-phosphate cytidylyltransferase: MRRVITYGTYDLLHYGHIELLRRAREMGDYLIVALSTDEFNQIKNKKSYYDFEQRKMMLESIRYVDLVIPESDWGQKEIDVDRYDVDVFVMGHDWEGEFDFLKDKCEVIYLKRTEGISTTKIKQELYGKDVK; encoded by the coding sequence ATGAGAAGAGTCATTACTTATGGTACTTATGATTTATTACATTATGGCCATATAGAGTTATTAAGAAGAGCTCGTGAAATGGGCGATTACTTAATCGTTGCGTTATCCACAGATGAGTTTAATCAAATTAAGAACAAAAAATCTTATTATGATTTTGAACAACGTAAAATGATGTTAGAGTCTATTCGCTATGTAGATTTAGTTATTCCGGAAAGTGACTGGGGTCAAAAAGAAATCGATGTTGATCGTTATGATGTTGATGTTTTTGTAATGGGGCACGACTGGGAAGGCGAATTTGATTTCTTAAAAGACAAATGTGAAGTGATTTATCTAAAACGTACAGAAGGTATCTCAACAACTAAAATTAAACAAGAATTATACGGTAAAGATGTTAAATAA
- the tarA gene encoding N-acetylglucosaminyldiphosphoundecaprenol N-acetyl-beta-D-mannosaminyltransferase TarA — MRDQIKIKTQKVDILGVYFDNVTMLDMIENIKNFFYEETVENLFIVTANPEIVDYATEHVTYRQLINQADYIVPDGTGIVKASNRLKTPLKRRIPGIELMNHCMKIANANHQKVYLLGSTKDIVAQAQEKLQHRYPQAQFDHHHGFIDLNDETVIKRIKRFNPDYIFVGMGFPLQEEWIQKHKHSFEHTLLMGVGGSLEVFSGEKKRAPKLFRKLNIEWVFRLLIDWRRLGRMTSIPKFMYKVLKIQRKNKKKNKN; from the coding sequence ATGCGTGATCAAATAAAAATAAAAACTCAAAAAGTAGATATTTTAGGCGTATATTTCGATAATGTAACGATGCTTGATATGATTGAAAATATAAAAAACTTTTTTTATGAAGAAACAGTCGAAAATTTATTTATTGTGACGGCTAATCCTGAAATTGTTGATTATGCTACTGAACATGTAACGTATCGACAATTAATTAATCAAGCGGATTATATTGTTCCGGATGGTACAGGAATAGTCAAAGCTTCAAATAGATTAAAAACACCATTGAAACGTCGAATACCAGGCATTGAATTAATGAATCATTGTATGAAAATAGCAAATGCTAATCATCAAAAAGTATATTTGTTAGGTTCAACGAAAGACATTGTTGCTCAAGCTCAAGAAAAATTACAACACAGGTATCCTCAAGCTCAGTTTGACCACCATCATGGCTTTATTGATTTAAATGATGAAACAGTAATTAAGCGCATTAAACGCTTTAATCCTGATTATATTTTTGTAGGAATGGGTTTCCCATTACAAGAAGAGTGGATTCAAAAGCATAAACATTCCTTTGAACATACATTGTTGATGGGCGTGGGGGGATCTCTAGAAGTATTTAGTGGTGAAAAAAAACGTGCGCCTAAATTATTTCGTAAATTAAATATCGAATGGGTATTTCGTCTCTTAATTGATTGGAGACGATTAGGGCGTATGACAAGCATACCTAAATTTATGTATAAAGTATTAAAAATTCAACGTAAAAATAAGAAAAAAAACAAAAATTAG
- a CDS encoding ABC transporter ATP-binding protein, producing the protein MKGQNPLFFLFKRLSWPYGLIIAAIIISSLGSISGLLIPLFTGRLVDKFSTSSINWNIVILFAGIFIANALLSGIGIYLLSKIGEKMIYDIRSLLWEHIIKLKMPFFDKNESGQLMSRLTDDTKVINEFISQKLPQLLPAVITLVGSIIMLFIMDWQMTLLTFIAIPLFMAVMIPLGRKMQKISINTQSEIANFSGLLGRVLTEMRLVKVSNTERQELDNAHSNLREIYHLGLRQAKITAVIQPISSVIMLLMIAVILGFGAIRIATGAITAGALIAMIFYVMQLSMPLMNLTTLVTDYKKAVGASSRIYEIMQEPVEPMIDLEPVSHVDIASGALEFADVNFKYDVKDILKDVSFHIPQGEVSAFVGPSGSGKSTIFNLIERMYEIESGDIKYGNQSIYDIPIANWRNQIGYVMQSNSMMNGTIRDNILYGINREVSDEELFEYAKLANCHDFIMQFDDGYDTFVGERGLKLSGGQRQRIDIARSFVKNPDILLLDEATANLDSESEQKIQEALEVLMKGRTTIVIAHRLSTIKKAGQIIFLDQGQVTGQGTHAELMNQHEKYHQFVTTQNLTE; encoded by the coding sequence ATGAAAGGACAAAATCCATTATTTTTCTTATTTAAACGTTTGTCGTGGCCATATGGGTTAATTATTGCAGCCATTATTATTTCTTCTTTAGGAAGTATTAGTGGTTTGCTTATCCCATTATTTACTGGTCGTTTAGTTGATAAATTTTCAACTAGTAGCATTAATTGGAATATCGTCATTCTATTTGCAGGTATTTTTATCGCCAACGCTTTACTTAGTGGTATCGGTATTTATTTATTAAGTAAAATTGGTGAAAAAATGATTTACGATATTCGTTCATTATTGTGGGAACATATTATTAAATTAAAAATGCCATTTTTTGATAAAAATGAAAGTGGTCAATTAATGAGTCGTTTAACGGATGATACAAAAGTGATTAATGAATTTATTTCACAAAAATTACCACAACTCTTGCCTGCAGTCATTACATTAGTTGGGTCTATCATTATGTTATTTATTATGGATTGGCAAATGACGTTGTTAACGTTTATCGCAATTCCATTGTTTATGGCAGTAATGATTCCATTAGGTCGCAAAATGCAAAAAATATCGATAAATACACAATCAGAGATAGCTAATTTCAGTGGGTTATTAGGTCGAGTGTTAACAGAAATGCGTTTGGTTAAAGTGTCTAATACAGAGCGTCAAGAATTAGATAATGCGCATAGCAACTTACGTGAAATCTATCATCTTGGTTTAAGACAAGCTAAAATCACGGCTGTGATTCAACCTATTTCAAGCGTTATAATGTTACTAATGATTGCGGTTATTTTAGGTTTTGGCGCTATTCGAATTGCCACAGGAGCCATCACTGCAGGGGCGTTGATTGCTATGATTTTTTATGTAATGCAATTATCTATGCCATTGATGAACCTTACTACGCTTGTTACAGATTATAAAAAAGCTGTCGGTGCAAGTAGTCGAATTTATGAAATTATGCAAGAACCCGTAGAACCAATGATTGATTTAGAACCAGTCAGTCATGTGGATATCGCTTCTGGAGCATTAGAATTTGCAGACGTGAATTTCAAATATGACGTTAAAGATATATTGAAAGATGTCTCTTTCCATATTCCTCAAGGAGAAGTAAGTGCTTTTGTTGGTCCATCTGGCTCAGGTAAAAGTACGATTTTCAACTTAATAGAACGCATGTATGAAATCGAATCAGGGGATATCAAATATGGGAATCAAAGTATTTATGATATTCCTATAGCGAATTGGCGTAATCAAATTGGATACGTAATGCAGTCTAATTCAATGATGAATGGTACGATTCGCGACAATATATTATACGGTATTAACCGTGAAGTGTCTGACGAAGAATTGTTTGAGTACGCTAAATTAGCGAATTGCCATGACTTTATCATGCAGTTTGATGATGGGTATGACACTTTCGTTGGTGAACGTGGCTTAAAACTATCAGGGGGTCAAAGACAGCGTATCGATATCGCTCGTAGTTTCGTTAAGAATCCAGATATTCTACTACTTGATGAAGCAACAGCAAACCTAGATAGTGAAAGTGAACAAAAAATACAAGAAGCATTAGAAGTACTAATGAAAGGACGTACAACTATTGTAATTGCGCACCGACTTTCTACTATTAAAAAAGCAGGTCAAATTATCTTCCTGGATCAAGGGCAAGTGACGGGACAAGGTACGCATGCCGAACTTATGAATCAACATGAAAAGTATCATCAATTTGTAACCACTCAAAATTTAACAGAATAA
- a CDS encoding ABC transporter permease, whose product MSAVGSVFKEHIKNFYLVQRLAQFQIKITNNNNYLGVAWELLNPALQIMVYWFVFGMGIRSNAPIHGVPFILWLLVGISMWFFVNQGILEGTKSVSMKFNQVAKMNFPLSIIPTYIVTSKFYGHIGLLAIIIAICMGNGIFPSIHIVQLLIYVPLTFFFTASVALFTSTLGIIVRDTQMVMQALLRILFYMSPILWIPKDKGISSVINEIMKFNPVYFLAQSYRAAILFHEWYFLEHWKLFLYNIIVILIFFVLGSILHRRYRDHFADFL is encoded by the coding sequence ATGTCGGCAGTAGGCTCTGTTTTTAAAGAACATATAAAAAATTTCTATTTAGTACAACGACTCGCACAATTCCAAATCAAAATTACAAATAATAATAACTACTTAGGTGTAGCGTGGGAATTACTTAACCCAGCCCTCCAAATAATGGTTTATTGGTTTGTATTTGGTATGGGAATTAGAAGTAATGCGCCAATTCATGGTGTACCATTTATTTTATGGTTGTTAGTAGGTATCAGTATGTGGTTCTTCGTCAATCAAGGTATTCTCGAAGGTACAAAATCTGTATCTATGAAGTTTAATCAGGTTGCGAAGATGAATTTCCCATTATCCATTATTCCTACTTATATTGTGACAAGTAAGTTTTATGGTCATATTGGATTATTGGCTATTATTATCGCTATTTGTATGGGTAATGGCATTTTTCCATCTATACACATTGTGCAATTACTTATCTATGTACCACTCACATTTTTCTTTACTGCGTCCGTTGCATTATTCACTTCGACATTGGGCATCATCGTACGTGATACCCAAATGGTTATGCAAGCATTATTAAGAATTTTATTCTACATGTCACCAATCTTATGGATTCCTAAAGATAAAGGCATTAGCAGTGTGATTAATGAAATTATGAAATTTAATCCTGTATATTTCTTAGCACAATCTTATCGTGCAGCGATTTTATTCCATGAATGGTACTTCCTTGAACATTGGAAATTATTCCTTTATAACATAATAGTTATCTTGATTTTCTTTGTTTTAGGTTCAATTCTACATCGTAGATATCGAGATCACTTTGCAGATTTCTTATAA
- a CDS encoding NAD-dependent formate dehydrogenase, whose protein sequence is MKIVALFPETEKGLDNQLLNTEKAIGLRDFLKDTEHELVILKNGEEDLDKHLSDMDIVISAPFYPAYMSKERIEKAPNLKLAITAGVGSDHVDLEAASQHDVGVVEVTGSNTVSVAEHAVMDLLIVLRNFMEGHRQSVEGEWDLSKVGNQARELQNKTIGIFGFGRIGQLVAERLKPFNVTIQHYDPINQKDNENSKFVEFDELVKTSDAITIHAPLTPSTDNLFDEDVLSKMKEGSYLVNTARGKIVNTEALAEAVKKGHIQGYAGDVWYPQPAPADHPWRTMPRNAMTIHYSGMTLESQARIEDGVKDILNRFFNNKPFQDKDIIVSSGKISSASYTAK, encoded by the coding sequence ATGAAAATAGTAGCATTATTCCCAGAAACTGAAAAAGGCTTAGATAATCAATTATTAAATACTGAGAAAGCAATCGGTCTTAGAGATTTCTTAAAAGATACTGAACATGAATTAGTTATTTTAAAAAATGGTGAAGAAGATTTAGACAAACATCTAAGTGATATGGACATCGTAATTAGTGCACCATTCTACCCTGCTTATATGAGCAAAGAACGCATTGAGAAAGCACCAAATTTAAAATTAGCAATTACTGCAGGTGTTGGTTCTGACCACGTTGATTTAGAAGCAGCTAGTCAACATGATGTTGGTGTTGTAGAAGTAACAGGCAGTAACACTGTCAGCGTTGCTGAACATGCAGTGATGGACTTATTAATTGTATTACGTAATTTCATGGAAGGTCATCGTCAATCAGTTGAAGGTGAATGGGATTTATCTAAAGTAGGTAACCAAGCACGTGAATTACAAAATAAAACAATTGGTATCTTTGGTTTCGGACGTATCGGCCAATTAGTAGCTGAACGCTTAAAACCTTTCAACGTAACAATCCAACACTATGACCCAATTAATCAAAAAGACAATGAAAACTCTAAATTCGTTGAATTTGATGAATTAGTTAAAACAAGTGACGCTATCACAATTCATGCGCCTCTTACTCCTTCAACAGATAACTTATTTGATGAAGATGTATTAAGTAAAATGAAAGAAGGTAGCTACTTAGTTAATACAGCTCGTGGTAAAATCGTTAACACTGAAGCATTAGCTGAAGCAGTTAAAAAAGGACATATTCAAGGTTATGCAGGTGATGTTTGGTACCCACAACCAGCTCCAGCTGATCACCCTTGGAGAACTATGCCACGTAATGCGATGACTATTCACTATTCTGGTATGACTTTAGAATCTCAAGCACGTATTGAAGACGGTGTAAAAGATATCTTAAACCGCTTCTTTAACAACAAACCTTTCCAAGATAAAGACATCATCGTTTCTAGTGGTAAAATTTCAAGTGCTAGTTACACTGCTAAATAA
- the pbp4 gene encoding penicillin-binding protein PBP4, producing MKRIISLILLIFSTAFIISPIAKAADNELSPTEITRQYGYPNVTDAYQPKGAVNVSQSGQILYQYHADKKWYPASMSKLMTMYLTLEAVKRGDLSLNDKVHITQTHYQMSTLPELSNTKLYPGETYTIAELLQITVSNSSNAAALILGEEVSGNLNNFTDLMNKKAKEIGMKDTHFVNPTGAMNKRLRDFAPSKYKDQQNNVSSAKDMAILDQHVIKDTPKILDFTKQLAPTVHDVTYYTFNHSLEGAKMSLPGTDGLKTGSSDIADYNHTITTKRGKLRINQVIMGAGDFINLGGEMQRNMIGNALMNRSFDQYEYKKVLSKGTHQLNGKKYYVSKDLYDIVPTEMKKEDYKFVIDNGRVHLEYPRQFLTKNDGPPSAKVTHSVIHRTDSIAQNIWKTHPILTFTALGLLAIAFILVIYLILHRIFKQKH from the coding sequence ATGAAACGAATAATTTCTCTAATTTTACTCATCTTCTCTACGGCTTTCATTATATCACCTATAGCTAAAGCCGCAGACAATGAACTTAGCCCTACAGAAATTACACGTCAATATGGTTATCCCAATGTAACAGATGCCTATCAACCGAAAGGCGCCGTCAATGTGAGCCAATCAGGACAAATATTATATCAATATCATGCCGATAAAAAATGGTATCCTGCCTCCATGTCTAAGTTAATGACGATGTATCTCACATTAGAAGCCGTTAAACGTGGTGACCTTTCTTTAAATGACAAAGTACATATTACGCAAACGCATTATCAAATGTCAACTTTACCAGAATTAAGTAATACTAAATTATATCCTGGCGAGACATATACCATCGCAGAACTTCTTCAAATCACTGTTTCAAATTCAAGTAATGCGGCTGCTTTAATTCTTGGTGAAGAAGTATCTGGTAATTTAAATAACTTTACTGACTTAATGAATAAAAAAGCGAAAGAAATTGGTATGAAAGATACTCACTTCGTAAACCCTACTGGTGCGATGAATAAACGATTACGTGACTTTGCACCTTCAAAATATAAAGATCAACAAAATAATGTTTCTTCTGCAAAAGATATGGCTATCCTAGATCAACACGTGATTAAAGATACACCTAAGATTTTAGACTTTACAAAACAACTCGCTCCTACGGTACATGATGTAACCTATTATACTTTTAACCACTCTTTAGAAGGAGCGAAGATGAGTTTACCTGGCACCGATGGATTAAAAACAGGTTCAAGTGATATTGCCGATTACAACCATACTATTACTACAAAACGTGGTAAATTACGTATTAATCAAGTCATTATGGGAGCTGGTGATTTCATTAATTTAGGTGGCGAAATGCAACGAAATATGATTGGTAATGCCTTAATGAATCGCTCATTTGATCAATATGAATATAAGAAAGTATTATCAAAAGGCACACATCAGCTAAATGGCAAAAAGTATTACGTATCTAAAGATTTATACGATATTGTTCCAACAGAAATGAAAAAAGAGGATTATAAATTTGTGATTGACAACGGTCGCGTACATCTAGAATATCCTCGTCAGTTTTTAACTAAAAATGATGGCCCTCCTAGCGCAAAAGTGACTCATTCAGTTATTCATCGAACAGATTCAATCGCTCAAAATATATGGAAAACACATCCTATCTTAACTTTTACAGCTTTAGGATTGCTTGCTATAGCCTTTATTTTAGTCATTTATTTAATTTTACATCGCATTTTCAAACAGAAGCATTAA